The Corynebacterium poyangense genome includes a window with the following:
- the rnc gene encoding ribonuclease III — MSRKRTRLSGPEALAQAYAAVDHAPLVEKLGVELSDDLLRLALTHRSFANENGSLPNNERLEFLGDAVLGLSVAGQLYQQYPERPESDISKMRASIVSRYGLADIARAINLGPHILLGRGEQSTDGANKDSILADTTEALLGAIYLEHGFHTARDVVLRLFRQKIDHATAQGRHQDWKTTLQERVSHRRLGLVTYQTTTSGPEHELHFFADAIVAGRIFGKGEGTNKKLAEQAAAHQAFSRLRGDINELLATLPKVDSES, encoded by the coding sequence ATGAGCCGGAAACGAACTCGGCTCAGCGGTCCTGAAGCCCTAGCCCAGGCCTACGCCGCCGTTGATCACGCACCCTTAGTGGAGAAACTAGGGGTAGAGCTATCAGATGATCTGCTACGGTTAGCCTTGACCCACCGGTCTTTCGCCAACGAAAACGGAAGTTTGCCGAATAATGAGCGCTTAGAATTTTTGGGTGACGCGGTCCTCGGTTTATCAGTCGCCGGACAGCTCTATCAGCAATATCCGGAGCGCCCAGAATCCGATATTTCTAAGATGCGCGCGTCGATTGTCTCTCGTTATGGCTTGGCGGATATTGCACGAGCTATCAATTTAGGACCTCACATCCTGCTAGGCCGCGGTGAACAAAGCACTGATGGAGCCAATAAGGATTCTATTCTGGCGGACACGACCGAAGCGTTGCTAGGCGCCATTTACCTAGAGCATGGTTTTCATACCGCTCGCGATGTGGTGTTGCGGTTATTCCGTCAGAAAATCGATCATGCTACTGCTCAGGGGCGCCACCAAGACTGGAAGACCACCCTTCAGGAACGGGTATCTCACCGGCGCTTAGGGTTGGTGACCTACCAAACCACCACCAGCGGCCCAGAGCACGAGCTGCATTTTTTTGCTGATGCAATCGTCGCCGGACGCATCTTTGGGAAAGGCGAGGGCACCAATAAGAAACTAGCCGAACAAGCTGCGGCACATCAGGCTTTCTCGCGGCTTCGCGGTGACATTAATGAACTCTTGGCCACGTTGCCTAAGGTTGACTCGGAAAGCTAG
- a CDS encoding glycerate kinase: MASPRIVICPDSLKGTATASDAAQFLADGIHQLLPHADIVCTPLADGGEGTAEILGGEEITLPTTNAVGRLSEATYYWDAQHHTAHIDIAAASGLPEVSDNLQPLRADTYGTGVLIADACTRGATTIVLCLGGSATTDGGTGIMVALGAQPLDSRGYPVAPGGGHLSEIVRFNITELNVPAAAVEWELLGDVTSPAIGEHGAAHVFGPQKGASEEEVLTLDAGIAHLCGVLDIDPRLPRLGAAGAAGVGVLGLSRFIHGNDEHVRLKPGAATVMEKQRLADAISQADVVISAEGALDSQSFSGKIIGNVAELTAQHGVPMIVVAGKVDQTLSLPQHLSAYQLPPGEVSWQLREAGKDIARSLSQQNS, translated from the coding sequence ATGGCTTCTCCTCGCATCGTGATTTGCCCCGATTCCCTCAAAGGTACTGCCACCGCATCCGACGCGGCTCAATTCTTGGCGGACGGTATTCACCAGCTCTTACCCCATGCTGACATCGTGTGCACTCCCCTCGCCGATGGTGGTGAAGGCACCGCCGAAATTTTAGGTGGAGAAGAGATTACCCTTCCCACCACCAACGCCGTCGGGCGGTTGAGTGAAGCTACCTATTATTGGGACGCGCAACACCACACCGCGCATATTGATATAGCGGCTGCCTCAGGTCTGCCTGAGGTCTCAGACAATCTTCAACCGCTGCGGGCAGATACGTATGGCACTGGAGTTCTTATTGCTGATGCCTGTACTCGGGGTGCGACCACCATCGTGCTATGCCTTGGTGGTTCCGCTACCACTGATGGAGGTACCGGGATCATGGTGGCGCTTGGCGCTCAGCCATTAGACTCCCGCGGCTATCCCGTTGCCCCGGGCGGCGGACACCTCAGTGAAATTGTTCGTTTTAATATCACCGAACTTAATGTTCCTGCTGCTGCTGTTGAGTGGGAGCTTCTTGGTGACGTAACCTCCCCTGCTATCGGCGAACACGGAGCCGCCCACGTCTTTGGCCCGCAAAAAGGCGCGTCGGAAGAAGAAGTGCTAACACTTGATGCTGGGATTGCCCATCTTTGTGGCGTTTTAGATATTGATCCTCGGCTCCCTCGGCTGGGCGCAGCCGGCGCTGCCGGGGTAGGAGTCCTCGGGCTGTCGCGATTTATCCACGGCAACGACGAGCACGTGCGCCTTAAGCCAGGGGCAGCCACAGTTATGGAAAAACAACGCCTAGCTGACGCAATCTCGCAAGCAGATGTGGTTATTAGTGCCGAGGGGGCTTTGGACTCGCAGTCTTTTAGCGGAAAAATCATTGGTAATGTAGCTGAGCTCACTGCCCAGCACGGGGTTCCGATGATCGTTGTCGCCGGGAAAGTCGACCAGACGTTGTCTTTACCTCAACACCTCAGCGCTTATCAGCTACCTCCCGGGGAGGTGAGCTGGCAGTTGCGAGAAGCTGGAAAAGACATCGCACGTTCCCTAAGCCAGCAGAACTCTTAA
- a CDS encoding DivIVA domain-containing protein, producing the protein MYRVFEALDELVQTVEQAYGVPMTSNCMVPRNEVLALLDDLRNALPAEVDDAQDVLDRRDELIRGAEERAHDIVADAQEEADRLVDDATAQSHDMIEDAQQRASSTVAKAEDEANHMVSTAREDAEDIVARARGEADRLVADGNDHYQRSVEEGLAEQRRLVSESEVVRRANEEAHRVVDAAHSDSRKLRTECDQFVDGKLADFEETLSTVLRTISRDRQALRRGAGAGGADRGYGEYSERSYSDRDYGYDN; encoded by the coding sequence ATGTACCGCGTCTTTGAGGCCCTTGATGAATTAGTCCAAACCGTAGAGCAAGCCTACGGCGTTCCCATGACTTCTAATTGCATGGTGCCGCGCAATGAAGTGCTAGCTTTGCTCGATGATCTCCGCAATGCCTTACCCGCTGAAGTTGATGATGCTCAGGATGTCTTAGATCGGCGCGATGAGCTGATCCGCGGCGCTGAGGAACGTGCCCACGATATTGTGGCTGATGCTCAGGAGGAAGCAGACCGGCTAGTAGATGATGCCACAGCCCAATCCCACGACATGATTGAGGACGCTCAGCAACGCGCCAGCAGCACTGTGGCTAAAGCTGAAGATGAAGCCAACCATATGGTCAGTACCGCTCGGGAAGATGCTGAAGACATTGTGGCTCGGGCCCGTGGCGAAGCTGATCGCTTGGTAGCTGATGGCAATGACCATTATCAGCGCAGTGTTGAAGAAGGATTAGCGGAACAGCGTCGGTTGGTTTCTGAGTCTGAGGTCGTACGTCGAGCTAATGAAGAGGCACACCGTGTTGTCGATGCTGCGCACAGTGACTCACGGAAACTCCGCACCGAGTGCGACCAGTTTGTCGACGGCAAGCTCGCTGATTTCGAAGAGACCCTCTCAACAGTCCTACGGACTATTTCTCGCGACCGTCAGGCATTACGCCGGGGTGCGGGAGCCGGAGGTGCTGACCGAGGATACGGAGAGTACTCTGAGCGATCCTATTCGGATCGTGACTATGGATACGACAATTAG
- the mutM gene encoding bifunctional DNA-formamidopyrimidine glycosylase/DNA-(apurinic or apyrimidinic site) lyase, which yields MPELPEVEVVRRGLESHLLGTSFHHVEVYHPRANRGQDGDLATLLGNSKITAIRRRGKYMWFDLNHGDSALFVHLGMSGQMLVGPPGQVTSPHLRIKALLSDPLHPEAPMKQLSFLDQRTFGRWLWCPYDETGVPVPVSHIAIDPLDQDFDSRVCARRIRTKRSEIKRVILDQTVVSGIGNIYADEALWAAGIKPTRKAYRLRFTDVVTLLSCVQEVMLKALAAGGTSFDSLYVNVNGASGYFSRSLVVYGQEGRACPRCGTTIQRVSWMNRSTHWCPGCQLL from the coding sequence GTGCCTGAGCTTCCCGAAGTAGAAGTTGTCCGACGCGGCCTAGAGTCTCATCTCCTAGGCACGAGTTTCCACCATGTTGAGGTCTATCATCCGCGCGCTAACCGCGGACAAGACGGTGACCTCGCTACTCTTCTCGGCAACAGTAAAATCACGGCAATTCGTCGCCGCGGTAAATACATGTGGTTTGACCTCAACCACGGAGACAGTGCACTTTTTGTCCACCTGGGGATGAGCGGCCAAATGCTGGTAGGCCCGCCGGGACAAGTCACCTCCCCTCATCTGCGCATCAAAGCTCTACTGTCTGATCCACTTCATCCGGAAGCACCGATGAAACAACTCAGTTTCTTGGATCAACGCACCTTCGGACGGTGGCTCTGGTGCCCCTATGATGAGACTGGCGTCCCGGTCCCAGTCAGCCATATTGCTATTGATCCCCTGGATCAAGATTTCGATAGTCGCGTGTGCGCTCGCCGGATCCGAACAAAAAGATCTGAGATTAAACGGGTGATCTTAGATCAAACTGTGGTGTCGGGAATCGGTAATATTTATGCTGATGAGGCCCTATGGGCGGCGGGAATAAAACCAACCCGCAAAGCTTACCGATTACGGTTCACAGATGTAGTAACACTGCTGTCATGCGTCCAAGAAGTCATGCTCAAAGCCTTAGCGGCTGGGGGGACGAGTTTCGATAGCCTCTATGTGAACGTTAATGGGGCGTCGGGATATTTCTCCCGATCCTTGGTGGTATATGGGCAAGAAGGCAGGGCCTGTCCGCGTTGTGGCACAACTATTCAAAGAGTGTCGTGGATGAACAGATCTACCCATTGGTGCCCAGGGTGTCAATTACTTTGA
- a CDS encoding alanine/glycine:cation symporter family protein — MATLESFLTNGINPFLWTWVVPIILILAGFYFGLRTLLVQIRMIPDMFRAVTERPVPHEGHSGEKDDQSISAFKAFSISAASRVGTGNVAGVAVAISLGGPGAVFWMWMIALLGGATAFVESTLAQLWKTKDGKAYRGGPAYYMTKGLNTRWLAVIFGIAITITYGFVYNAVQTNSIVEAVSNSLDYDGMNLKIVVGIAVAALTAAIIFGGVQRIANATQVIVPFMAGAYLLIGVVVLILNAEKIPGMLADIIGSALGLREIAGATLGAAFSNGMRRGLFSNEAGQGSAPNAAATATVSHPVKQGLVQTLGVYFDTLLVCSITAFIILLSNPQFGADMKSATLTQDALAAEVGHWGIHFVTFILFILAFSSVIGNYYLAETNIMFFTESPTVLKLYRVVVLLCVFGGAIGTVPLVWALADTFSATMAIINLIAIVPLGGYAFKLLRNYSVQRSHGLDPVFHRSMLPEAKNVDCWEGDDPVTRDWEKGAKVL; from the coding sequence ATGGCAACACTGGAATCCTTCCTGACAAACGGGATCAACCCCTTTTTATGGACGTGGGTTGTCCCAATCATTTTGATTTTGGCCGGTTTTTACTTCGGCTTACGGACATTGTTGGTCCAAATCCGGATGATTCCGGATATGTTCCGAGCAGTAACTGAACGTCCTGTTCCTCATGAAGGCCACAGCGGAGAAAAAGATGATCAATCTATTTCTGCGTTTAAGGCTTTTTCAATTTCAGCCGCGTCCCGCGTAGGTACGGGAAACGTGGCCGGTGTCGCGGTTGCGATTTCTCTCGGCGGTCCGGGCGCTGTGTTCTGGATGTGGATGATCGCGCTCCTCGGCGGCGCTACCGCTTTTGTCGAATCCACTCTAGCTCAGCTCTGGAAAACAAAAGACGGTAAGGCTTATCGTGGTGGTCCCGCCTATTACATGACTAAGGGACTCAATACTCGCTGGTTGGCTGTGATTTTCGGTATTGCCATCACCATCACCTATGGTTTTGTGTACAACGCAGTGCAAACGAACTCCATCGTTGAGGCGGTATCGAACTCACTCGACTATGATGGGATGAACCTGAAAATCGTGGTGGGAATTGCCGTCGCAGCTCTTACCGCAGCCATTATTTTTGGCGGGGTACAACGTATCGCAAACGCCACCCAAGTCATTGTCCCCTTCATGGCTGGTGCTTACCTGCTTATCGGGGTTGTCGTACTGATCTTAAATGCTGAAAAGATCCCGGGTATGCTCGCCGACATTATTGGCAGCGCTCTTGGTCTACGGGAAATAGCTGGAGCTACCCTGGGTGCTGCTTTTAGTAATGGTATGCGTCGTGGTCTGTTTTCTAATGAAGCCGGTCAGGGGTCTGCACCTAATGCTGCTGCCACCGCCACGGTGTCGCACCCGGTGAAACAGGGATTAGTACAAACCCTAGGTGTGTATTTTGATACTCTCCTGGTTTGCTCAATTACCGCTTTTATTATCTTGCTGTCCAACCCTCAATTTGGTGCGGACATGAAATCAGCCACCCTGACCCAAGATGCTCTCGCTGCCGAAGTTGGACATTGGGGTATCCACTTCGTTACTTTCATCCTCTTTATTCTCGCTTTTTCCTCAGTCATTGGAAATTACTATTTGGCAGAAACCAACATTATGTTCTTTACCGAATCCCCCACGGTGCTTAAGCTATATCGCGTAGTTGTGTTGCTCTGCGTCTTCGGGGGAGCTATTGGAACAGTGCCACTAGTCTGGGCCCTGGCTGATACGTTCTCAGCGACGATGGCAATTATTAACCTCATCGCTATTGTGCCCTTGGGTGGATACGCCTTTAAACTGTTGCGCAATTACTCTGTCCAGCGTAGTCACGGCCTCGATCCAGTATTCCATCGTTCAATGCTGCCGGAGGCTAAAAACGTGGATTGCTGGGAAGGCGATGACCCAGTTACTCGTGATTGGGAGAAAGGAGCGAAGGTGCTATGA
- a CDS encoding acylphosphatase, with translation MSQSRLTAFVHGTVQGVGFRWWTRSQALSLGLAGSARNLPDGRVCVVAEGEAKDVECLLRWLEEQPSTTRRPGQVDKVIAQWSEPRGISGFETS, from the coding sequence ATGAGCCAAAGCCGGCTGACTGCTTTTGTTCACGGCACAGTCCAAGGGGTTGGGTTTCGTTGGTGGACGAGGAGCCAGGCTTTGTCCTTAGGCTTAGCTGGTTCAGCGAGGAATTTGCCCGACGGCAGGGTGTGCGTGGTTGCGGAAGGAGAGGCAAAAGACGTCGAGTGTCTCTTGCGGTGGCTTGAAGAACAACCCAGCACCACCAGACGTCCTGGTCAGGTTGACAAGGTCATTGCCCAGTGGTCAGAACCACGGGGAATATCTGGTTTTGAAACGAGCTAG
- a CDS encoding YceD family protein has product MTSPFIFDVADLLKSGDLPEHRVQIGPSPTRIGVEMIGIPEGQEVTVEATLTPLGDAIMADADVRAILTGECVRCLHELRPESSFHISGVFSADPHFVEGNPDEDDEDINDGLGHVDNGKIDLLQLLIDEAGLSLPFNPQCLGGCVDDDTVPAPDGISGEDEEKLPDPRWAGLEKFL; this is encoded by the coding sequence ATGACTTCACCTTTTATCTTTGATGTCGCTGACTTATTGAAATCTGGCGACCTACCAGAACACCGTGTCCAAATTGGGCCCAGCCCCACTCGAATTGGAGTGGAAATGATTGGTATCCCCGAGGGTCAAGAGGTCACGGTTGAGGCCACTTTGACCCCGCTAGGCGATGCAATCATGGCAGACGCTGATGTCCGAGCCATCCTCACCGGTGAGTGTGTGCGCTGCTTGCATGAGCTGCGTCCGGAATCCTCCTTCCATATCAGCGGCGTTTTTAGCGCTGATCCACATTTTGTGGAAGGGAACCCTGATGAGGATGATGAGGATATTAATGATGGTTTAGGGCACGTTGATAATGGGAAAATTGATCTGCTTCAGCTTCTTATTGATGAGGCGGGATTAAGCCTTCCCTTTAATCCGCAATGCCTTGGTGGTTGCGTAGATGATGACACCGTCCCAGCTCCAGACGGGATTTCTGGAGAAGACGAGGAGAAGCTTCCGGATCCCCGGTGGGCTGGATTGGAGAAATTCTTATGA
- the gdhA gene encoding NADP-specific glutamate dehydrogenase, which translates to MSADEQVSSYYNMLLKRNAGEPEFHQAVAEVLDSLKIVLNKDPHYADYGLIQRLCEPERQLIFRVPWVDDQGVVQVNRGFRVQFNSALGPYKGGLRFHPSVNLGIIKFLGFEQIFKNSLTGLPIGGGKGGSDFDPKGKSDGEVMRFCQSFMTELHRHIGEYRDVPAGDIGVGGREIGYLFGQYRRLANQHESGVLTGKGLTWGGSLVRTEATGYGTVYLTSEMMKVNDASLDGAKVIVSGSGNVAIYAIRKAQELGATVIAFSDSSGWVECPEGVDVDLLKEIKEVKRGRVADYVENSDSPATFHKDGTIWQLACDVALPCATQNELNGDHARLLVKNGCRFVAEGANMPSTAEAIEVFRSEGVHFAPGKAANAGGVATSALEMQQNACRDSWSFEYTDERLHRIMSNIFQNIDSTAKEYGREGDYVIGANIAGFKKVADAMLAQGVI; encoded by the coding sequence ATGAGTGCAGATGAGCAGGTTTCGAGTTATTACAACATGTTGCTTAAGCGAAACGCCGGAGAACCGGAGTTTCACCAAGCAGTGGCAGAGGTCCTTGATTCTTTAAAAATTGTGTTGAATAAGGATCCTCACTATGCCGACTATGGCTTGATCCAGCGCCTGTGCGAACCAGAGCGTCAACTGATTTTCCGGGTGCCGTGGGTTGATGACCAAGGGGTAGTGCAAGTCAACCGTGGATTCCGGGTGCAATTTAATTCCGCTTTAGGGCCGTATAAGGGTGGTTTGCGTTTCCATCCTTCAGTGAACCTGGGCATTATTAAATTCCTTGGTTTTGAGCAAATTTTCAAAAACTCCCTGACCGGCCTGCCTATTGGTGGCGGCAAAGGTGGTTCTGACTTTGACCCCAAGGGGAAGTCCGACGGTGAGGTCATGCGCTTTTGTCAGTCCTTTATGACTGAGCTTCACCGACACATCGGCGAATACCGCGATGTCCCGGCTGGGGACATTGGAGTCGGTGGACGCGAGATCGGTTATCTCTTTGGACAATATCGTCGCCTGGCTAATCAGCATGAGTCTGGAGTCTTAACCGGTAAAGGATTGACCTGGGGTGGGTCCTTAGTGCGCACCGAGGCGACTGGTTATGGGACCGTGTATTTGACATCTGAAATGATGAAGGTCAATGACGCTAGCCTCGACGGCGCTAAAGTGATTGTCTCTGGTTCAGGCAATGTCGCTATCTATGCCATCAGGAAAGCCCAAGAACTAGGTGCCACGGTCATCGCGTTTTCCGATTCCTCCGGTTGGGTGGAATGTCCGGAGGGGGTAGACGTCGACCTTCTCAAAGAGATCAAAGAAGTCAAACGTGGACGCGTTGCTGACTATGTAGAAAATAGTGATTCCCCAGCTACGTTCCATAAAGATGGCACTATCTGGCAACTAGCCTGCGATGTTGCTCTGCCCTGCGCTACCCAGAATGAACTCAACGGTGACCATGCGCGTTTGCTCGTCAAGAATGGTTGCCGCTTCGTGGCAGAAGGTGCCAATATGCCATCCACTGCCGAAGCTATTGAGGTTTTCCGTTCCGAGGGAGTTCATTTCGCGCCCGGTAAGGCGGCTAATGCTGGTGGCGTTGCGACCTCCGCACTGGAAATGCAGCAAAATGCCTGCCGTGATAGCTGGTCTTTTGAATACACCGATGAGCGTCTTCACAGGATCATGTCCAATATCTTCCAGAATATTGATTCCACCGCTAAGGAATACGGCCGGGAGGGTGACTACGTTATTGGTGCAAATATTGCTGGCTTTAAGAAAGTTGCCGACGCCATGCTGGCTCAAGGTGTTATCTAA
- the smc gene encoding chromosome segregation protein SMC, producing the protein MHLKSLTLKGFKSFASATTLKFEPGICAVVGPNGSGKSNVVDALAWVMGEQGAKTLRGGKMQDVIFAGAGERKALGRAEVTLTIDNHDGVLPIDYQEVSVTRRMFRDGGSEYEINGSRARLMDVQELLSDSGIGREMHIIVGQGKLSEILESRPEDRRAFIEEAAGVLKHRRRKEKAQRKLAGMQANLDRLKDLTAELSRQLTPLARQAEAAKKAATVQAELREARHNLAAVQIIDLRVKLKSAEGEAQRAAEEEDILRLQLQELEQELGMYEEEVAVLSPRVAQAQEVHFQLSTLLERVSATLRIARDRAGDDGAEHSYSGPDPQLLEAQAKRAHSELSELKESIEIAEERLVTIEETVSEQEERLRMAEAEHLAQVRAIADRREGIVRLLAAEESQAKEVAARQAEIQRLSEDETFAKAQLQEIYEEQEEARRQLAQWEADAEPLNEAERRAQSELAQAKDRLTQIYEEQKGYERRIYGLQSRIETLRHTIPAVPIESVVEQGEWGLQPISELLGLEPGIDKAVAAALGAHSDALATSHWGEIEQKLQDVEVSRLTLMRWDDQPQHGGDGWHLEVELPGTISWLRDKMSPHPGIAEVITRLLADVVLVPDGVRAQEVVREDPRLRAVTLTGELYGEGWVQRGQAQSTRVEISSQISEAEMELTRVEHDAEQLKGTVAGAEHSAEDARMRSAKATAAIREITAKQEECRRNAQRIARDVERREEQWKRIQQQIREQEERRAQAERSLADTRDRVARVEEPDSTDQPSTEARDEAQTAVAQGRAMEMEVRMSLRQLQDKAEQLSGRADRLIQQAEQEKQARQRFEARMQQRRRRVALARKVVDLAAELEMTIRLEVDSAGAQRDDLLSRETQLKNQVNGLKQQVKQVRTHHARKVELSHDADMALSQAQVRHDETVDKTVEQLGIPVAELLENHQPGPDFDVSAERKRVKQAERDLRSLGKVNPLALEEYRALEERHRFLSSQLDDVLQARSDLEGVIYDVDARILQLFCDAWRDVEAEFPAVFRTLFPGGEGRLILTEPADMLTTGIEVEARPPGKKVTRLSLLSGGEKSLTALAMLVAIFKARPSPFYVLDEVEAALDDVNLRRLIALLEELRKDSQLIVITHQKPTMDVANVLYGVTMRDDGVTRVLSQRMSPHRVTKDTE; encoded by the coding sequence GTGCACTTAAAATCCCTGACTCTGAAAGGCTTTAAATCCTTTGCCTCGGCTACCACTCTCAAGTTTGAGCCGGGGATTTGCGCCGTGGTGGGGCCAAATGGCTCGGGGAAATCAAATGTGGTGGATGCCCTTGCCTGGGTGATGGGTGAGCAAGGGGCAAAGACCTTGCGGGGCGGAAAAATGCAGGACGTTATTTTCGCTGGGGCGGGGGAACGGAAAGCCTTGGGGCGGGCCGAGGTGACGTTGACCATCGACAACCATGATGGGGTTTTACCTATTGACTACCAAGAGGTGTCGGTTACCCGGAGAATGTTTCGGGATGGGGGCAGTGAATATGAGATTAATGGTTCTCGTGCGCGGTTGATGGATGTTCAGGAACTATTAAGCGATTCCGGGATTGGCCGGGAAATGCATATCATTGTCGGGCAGGGGAAATTATCTGAAATTCTAGAATCAAGACCTGAGGACCGGCGTGCTTTTATTGAAGAAGCTGCTGGGGTGTTAAAGCACCGTCGACGGAAGGAAAAAGCCCAGCGCAAGTTGGCGGGGATGCAGGCTAATTTGGATCGTCTGAAGGATCTGACCGCCGAATTGTCCCGTCAATTGACTCCGTTAGCGCGCCAGGCGGAGGCGGCAAAAAAGGCCGCAACAGTGCAGGCGGAGTTGCGCGAGGCGCGCCATAATTTGGCGGCAGTACAGATTATTGACCTGCGGGTGAAGCTGAAAAGTGCCGAAGGGGAGGCGCAGCGGGCTGCTGAAGAAGAGGACATTCTTCGCCTCCAGTTACAGGAGCTGGAGCAAGAACTGGGGATGTATGAAGAAGAAGTAGCGGTTCTTAGTCCCCGGGTAGCGCAGGCCCAGGAGGTGCATTTTCAGCTTTCTACTCTGTTGGAGAGAGTGTCAGCCACGTTAAGAATCGCTCGGGATCGAGCTGGTGATGATGGTGCCGAGCATTCCTATTCCGGCCCTGATCCTCAACTCTTAGAAGCTCAGGCTAAGCGAGCTCATTCCGAGCTCAGTGAGTTAAAAGAGTCCATTGAGATTGCCGAAGAACGGTTGGTCACCATTGAGGAGACCGTCAGCGAACAAGAAGAACGTCTGCGAATGGCTGAGGCTGAACATCTTGCTCAGGTTCGGGCTATTGCTGATCGGCGGGAAGGAATTGTTCGGCTTCTTGCTGCTGAGGAATCCCAGGCCAAGGAGGTAGCAGCACGCCAGGCAGAAATACAGCGGTTGAGTGAGGATGAAACTTTCGCTAAGGCTCAACTCCAGGAAATCTATGAGGAGCAGGAAGAAGCTCGACGCCAACTAGCGCAATGGGAAGCAGATGCCGAACCTTTGAATGAGGCGGAACGTCGAGCACAATCTGAGCTAGCCCAGGCTAAGGATCGTTTGACGCAGATCTATGAGGAGCAAAAAGGTTATGAACGCCGGATTTATGGTTTGCAGAGCCGAATTGAGACCTTGCGCCATACTATCCCGGCTGTTCCGATAGAAAGCGTGGTAGAACAGGGGGAGTGGGGGTTACAACCAATTTCGGAATTATTAGGGCTAGAACCCGGTATTGATAAGGCAGTAGCAGCCGCCTTGGGTGCGCATTCTGATGCGTTGGCAACGTCACACTGGGGGGAGATAGAACAGAAGCTCCAGGACGTTGAGGTGTCGAGACTGACCTTGATGAGATGGGATGATCAGCCTCAGCACGGTGGCGATGGTTGGCATTTAGAAGTTGAGCTTCCTGGAACTATTTCTTGGCTAAGAGACAAGATGTCGCCGCATCCAGGAATAGCGGAAGTTATTACTCGGCTTCTTGCGGATGTTGTGTTGGTTCCCGATGGGGTTCGTGCCCAAGAGGTGGTCCGCGAAGATCCACGATTAAGAGCAGTGACCTTAACCGGAGAACTGTACGGTGAAGGCTGGGTGCAGCGTGGCCAAGCTCAATCCACTCGAGTAGAGATCTCCTCACAAATTAGTGAAGCGGAAATGGAGCTAACACGCGTCGAACATGATGCAGAACAGCTCAAAGGCACTGTAGCTGGGGCTGAGCACAGCGCTGAAGACGCTCGTATGAGAAGCGCGAAAGCAACGGCTGCGATCCGTGAGATCACAGCAAAGCAGGAGGAATGCCGGCGCAATGCGCAGCGGATAGCGCGGGATGTTGAACGTCGAGAAGAACAATGGAAGCGAATTCAACAACAAATCCGCGAGCAAGAAGAAAGACGAGCGCAGGCGGAAAGGTCCTTGGCGGACACCAGAGATCGGGTAGCGAGGGTAGAAGAGCCCGACAGCACTGATCAACCCTCCACTGAAGCCCGCGATGAAGCTCAGACCGCTGTGGCGCAAGGACGAGCCATGGAGATGGAAGTTCGCATGAGTTTAAGGCAGCTCCAGGATAAAGCTGAACAGTTGAGCGGGCGGGCCGATCGGCTAATACAACAAGCAGAACAGGAAAAACAAGCTCGCCAGCGGTTTGAAGCCCGGATGCAGCAACGGCGGCGACGTGTTGCTCTTGCCCGTAAAGTTGTGGACTTGGCGGCCGAACTAGAGATGACGATAAGGCTGGAGGTTGATAGTGCCGGTGCTCAGCGCGACGACTTATTAAGCCGCGAGACCCAGTTGAAAAACCAGGTCAACGGGCTAAAGCAGCAAGTTAAACAGGTGCGCACCCATCACGCTAGAAAAGTAGAACTTAGCCACGATGCAGATATGGCTTTAAGCCAAGCGCAGGTTCGCCATGATGAGACTGTTGACAAGACTGTTGAACAATTGGGGATTCCCGTGGCAGAACTTCTGGAAAACCATCAGCCGGGACCGGATTTTGATGTTTCGGCAGAACGAAAACGGGTGAAACAAGCGGAACGAGACCTCCGTTCTTTAGGCAAAGTCAATCCCTTGGCCTTGGAAGAATATCGGGCCTTGGAAGAACGCCATCGTTTTTTGTCCTCTCAGCTAGATGATGTGCTTCAAGCCAGATCTGACCTCGAGGGAGTTATTTATGACGTCGACGCCCGAATACTTCAACTTTTCTGTGACGCCTGGCGTGACGTGGAGGCAGAATTTCCGGCCGTATTTCGCACCCTCTTTCCCGGCGGTGAGGGACGGCTCATTCTGACCGAACCCGCCGACATGTTAACGACCGGGATTGAGGTAGAGGCGCGTCCCCCGGGAAAGAAAGTGACTCGGCTTTCCTTGCTATCGGGTGGGGAAAAATCGCTGACTGCCTTAGCGATGTTGGTGGCGATTTTCAAAGCTCGACCCAGTCCCTTTTACGTCCTCGATGAGGTTGAAGCAGCGTTAGATGATGTGAATTTGCGTCGTCTTATTGCGCTTTTAGAAGAACTACGTAAAGACTCCCAGCTCATTGTGATCACTCACCAAAAACCGACGATGGATGTCGCGAATGTTTTATATGGTGTGACTATGAGAGATGATGGGGTAACCAGAGTGCTCAGTCAGCGGATGTCCCCTCATCGTGTCACCAAGGACACCGAGTAA